Genomic segment of Populus nigra chromosome 6, ddPopNigr1.1, whole genome shotgun sequence:
ATGCATGTGAAAGAACCGTGGCCAAAATCATATCAATGTtcaaaggtaaaaaataaaaaaaatatttgatctctctcaaaattaaaattgacttGAACATTTATCATCGTACGTGCCCATGCTATTTGAAACAATTATTTGATGCTATTTGTCGTTGTTTTTCAGGGGTGGAGACCTTCAGAACAGATATGAACAAACACAAGGTGGTGGTTACAGGCAGAATCGATCCACAGAAACTcttaaagaaactaaaaaagaagaCAAGGAAGAAAGTAGAGATTGTAGCCggcaaaaaggaagaagaaggatcAAAAGATCATACGTCTCGTACAGAAGAAATTAATGTAGCCTCAGAGTCATTTCCACAACAATACCCTCcaatattctttgattgttgtaaaaataatgatttgttGATGGCTTTTAGTGATGAGAATCCAAACGCATGTTCAATCATGTAGGAATAGTGCTGGagagtttttgaaatatatatatatatatatatatatatatatatatgtatatatatatttcaaaaactctTTTGAGGTTGAGATATCTAAATTTTCAGTTGCTTTTTGGTTTTTCGGATGGATAACTGATTAATTTTGATCGATAAGTTAATTTCGTTCAATAGTTCGAAccctctttttaatttcatgtgaaaaattaattttattgatgtgTTAAATCGTGTTTAATGGAACAATGTAAGAGCCATGAAACTAATGTATATAATTTAAGGTTTCGatgaattaatgttttaaaagaaatatacagCAATCATTGTTCTCTCATGCATCCGCCATGCCTAGTATTGAAATTTTGAATGTTTTGGTCACTTGAATATCGTAcaagaaaaatcatgttaatttaAATCTTTCCGATACATATATAAAGCATTTgggatgttttttaaattgtttataaaATACATTTCTGCATCAATGTATCTCCAGGGTTCTTCTAACGTTTTTTATGACATGATATCtaaaataaagtaataatatttattattaaatttaacagtttaccgatgaaaatttttataagtatttaCACTCACAATTCATCGGTATATATATTACCGACAAGCTCACGGACTGAAACAGTCCATAAAAAAGTACTCTTGTCGATAATTTATAGTTTGTTGGTGAGTCTGTCAGTAGTAAATATACTGAAGGATTTATAGACGGACAAAgcatgcaaaaaataaatacccGCTTTATTTCGTCGATATCTTCATTGATAAATTTAACATATCACCGACAGAAAAATCGTATATAATGCCattagtgtttttatttctccatcagtaaatataacatattaCCGATAAAATATCATTTGTAATTTCGTCGGTGAGTTAATAGTAGCAGTGATatttacaataattatttttcaactctctctGTAATATACCGACAAAGTTGTTTTGTCAATAACCCTGTcggtaatattttaaaatatatatatttttaaaaaatatattgaacaaaagtagaaaaataattatttaaataatataaaaatcaaatatttattacaaatttaaatatttgtacattcaaatacaataaatttaaaatggagGTGGCAttgaaggaggaggaggctggttgtcaCTGGGACTATGAGGCCAGTTAAGAGGTCCAGTATATGTATCACTCATCTGTGATCTTATCTCCATTACCAATCGGCGAAGTTCTTCATAATCAGCAGTGAAtccctcatatttttttattaaaatgggtCGTCTCAACCTGTACTTGTTGGTATAATATCACCATGAACTCTAGATTTTGAGTGTTTGGAATTGATTGTGAGCATCCAATGATAGAAACACTACAGAGTACAGTTCACAAGTTATTGATTGTAgtgttagtttttaaaattatactaaatttgaaaatgacattttataaattcttcatattttttctatacaatttttttatatagttttttaaataagcaAATGAACAATaccattaattttcttttatatacaacATGTTTTCACAATGAAAAGAtttcaaattatgattttttattttcatatttagctagtatcataaatttaataaaaataatatttttttaaatatcgtTATAATTAGTTAGtgtcataaatttaatataaagaattttttgAGTTAATGATATAACGTTTTCATGctaatctttaatttaaataaaataaaattaatattctacaattagattataataaatacaaaatattaagataaccattacaaatcatgatttttatttttatgaaaaaatatttaaaatttaatgtatttttatattttggagaaaacatTTGTCTTCATTTTGACCAAATGAAtacattttttcaatttttattgaaaaaaaaactaaagaaattaaaaagaaagaaagagaaattattttttatgttactaaacgcatccttaattttttcaataatggAGCCCAATATATGTTCTTCAAAGAATACTTATTGAGAGTCTTGCACAATATCTTTAGATATTAAATTAGAATTAGGttatgttaaattgatttttataattcaaaaaaattataagtatatttggttagaaataattttggacttaaataaaaaatttattacaaaattaaatcaaaagttattttaagataataaagaaaaaaaaattgttttggatcatatttttaggtaaaattatattagcttatttttatcataaattatttgtaaaaggtattttttgaattataaattaaagttataattaaaaaaaatcagctaaAGTAAATTCTTACTAAAAATCTGTCATTTCATGATGGCACTTAGGCATTAGCCCACGCAATGCACGAGTGTCATTTGAAGCACCGCCCCCACCATCATTTGTAGTggataataataaaatccagAGAAAAGCCTTAGCCATTAGCCAATCGACAAGGGCATTCCACAGACCAAGAAACACAAGCTGACTTGCATATCTCTAGTGTGTTCGCCACAAACTGGATCCTTCGAGAGTTTTCATGCGCCCTTAAGAAGCGAAGCCATTATTGTGACAATCTGGTTAGAACGACTGCCTTCAAACAATCAAGGAAACTATAATaaaccatgaaaaacaaattaggaaTGGTTTGGTTCAAGGCTTATTAGGATTACAAAGTGACAGCATGAAAGGTATGTTAGAGCCATATCTTGGGTCTGTTACGgggcttaattattttttgtgggtTTGGGCAGCAAAGATTACTAGTATCGCAGAGATTAATGTTCAAAATCCTTTAATCACAAGAATTTCTTAAGTATTCTAGCTACACAAGAAAAGAGGGTTGCGGCTATATTTATGTGCTTGTTTTTGGGAAGTTTCCTTGGggtaaaaggaaagaaatagaGACTGCAACAAAGAGGaacattctttgtttttgtctttccaTGTTTTGTAATGATTTCATGCTATTCAAGAAAGCTCAAAGAGTTCAACTTAAAGGGGCAGCAACTAAGGGATTTGGGTCTGAAAGTGTGAttacggttgcttttcaaactgtttttcatatcgaaatgcatcaaaatgatatttttttttatttttaaaaaattatttttgagaccagcacatcaaaacgatccaaaatacataaaaaaattaatttttaaccaaaaaaaattaaaattttaaaaaacacgatgcaaataatattcatcaattaaaaCTCAAGTTTTCCTAGCTTCTTTAGGACACCAAAGGTAGCTATAACAATCCTAGATCTTCTGATTTCGGCTCCAAGGAGTTTTTAAGCAAGGAAGACATTATTTAAGTTGTTTGATGCTAAACTGATTTATTATTTggatttgtgttatttttattgtttttctttaattttggaaTTCTTTAATACAGCCCATCAATAATTGTTTGCTTATtaagtattttagattttagttttagttGGATTGCAAAGAGGGTTTATTAAGgttatttaataaaactatttaaatgTTTATACACTGTAAATTTCagcaattttgttatttaaataaaattagtatGTTTGCTTCAAAGCAACATTTATCTTTTGTTTATCAAAGAAcaatcaaatatatcaaaatataactacttttatgatattttgtatATACTAGTTGTTCTTGGTTCATATAATCAACGGGTTAAAGTTTACAATACCATTGATTCTCTAATTTAGATAATCTTTGATCAAGATTCTTTTCgcaatctaattttaaaattttcagatTTGTTATCTACTTTTTCATTAGAGGTTTAAGAGTGCTTACTCTCAAGATTCACATCATCCATGAATGGAGGAAACATGTCTAGGAAGAATTCCCATCTGATAAGCTCAAGCCTATCAACACTTTCTCATGATTCCTCTTTTTTAACAAGTCAATTGGTGAGAAAGCTATGGATCATTTGGCTTTATATCACCAGAATGACTCAATCCAACCTCTAATCTTTTCTGGACCCGCTTcataataaatccaaaaatgcAATCTTTTTCAACTATTCAACGCCATATTATTAGATGAGATGTTTCTCACTTTAACTGATACAAAACCACCCACATCAATTCCCACATGTTTATCACTCAAATCACCATGCTTTGCGTCCCTCCTCGAATCAACGTCAACAATAAATttaggattataattttaaaagatagcTCACGTAATCATATTGTaagtatgttttttaataattataaatttgaattctcTTAGAGTCATTAGAGATTTACATAGTCATTAATTTAAGAACCCATAGAATTAATCGAAGTATGCACAAATTAGTTCAGacactcatattaataaaaaaattaaaaaaataaatttagagctatttttcttgaatcctAAATAAAACCTAAATAGGTTATTATCAAACCTGCCCAAATTTCCAGgattaccttaaaaaaaaacttgatggGTTGCTTGTACATGACTCGTCCACGACTTGAACTCGCTGAGTGAGTGAGTTCAAGGCAAGAATCATTACCAACACCTTTGcatcaccataaaaaaaaaaaaaaaaaaaagtttgaatcaAAGTTTGGATGTTTATCGAAACTTCCAAATGAAAAGGAATCACTTGAGCTGGCATTTAGCATTTTCAAGTGGAAAATCATGAAAGTTGGCTTTGTTAAGCAAGTGAACCCATTTACAAGTAGgtgactttttctttttattgtttgtagaATGTAGAAACCAGAGAAGGAAAGTAAAGAATACGGGGGAGGTGGGCATGGAGGTTGTGAAAATTAAATACGTTTACTCCATTCTGAAACTCGTTTGATTTCTTTGACTCACTTTCTCTGAGCGTAGTGAGGAAGTTGAAGagaaggaaagtgttttccaagcTACGGGGAAAACATTTTCCCCTTGAAaagggttatttttttcattaaatgtgAATCACATTTCATTGACCATTTTCCAAGAGTTCACCAAACATGAAAAAGGAGGCCTAAAGTTGGTGCTTTTTATACATGTTGCTGTACTTAACACTGCACTGTTTGCTACAATAATTTGTTGTAAGAATGCAAAATTAGTGTTTCCATTTTCTTTATGATGACATAATCTCCAGAGCCTCTCTTCTTTGTCCAAGAATACTGAATACTGTTGCTGCGATGTGAGATGGTGTGAGACCAGCTTCTACCAACTGATCTGCTGGTGATCCATGGTCAATGTACCTATCAGGAAGAACAACTGGTCGCCACTGCAAACGATTTTCAAGCTAAAGAGTTAGTTTCAGCAGCTAAACAGCTTCTGCAAGTTGAAACGTTAACATAAAGAGAAGTGTTAAATTTtactaaaatatacaaaattcaTCATGAAATTTATATGTAGTTCATAACTAAATTTTATGAGAATCATGCGGGTTCCAGTTTCTATCACTACAAAAACCAATGGCATAATTTGTTGGGAAATATCATTGAGATCAGTACCTTTAGTTTGCCATCAAGAAGACCGTCAAGGGCCAGAAATTGAACAACATGAGACCCAAAGCCCCCAATTGATCCTTCTTCCACTGTAATCAAAATCTCATGTGATTTTGCTAGGCTGCGAATAAGGGCATGATCCAACGGCTTGCAGAACCTGGCATCTGCAACTGTCAGACGAATACCATGGCGTTCTACTAAAGAAGCAGCAGCTAAACAGCTCTGGACTGCTGTACCATAACCTAAGAGTGCCACTCTCTCCCCTTCAATCAGCATCCTGCCCTTTCCAACCTGCAGAGTAGGTTTAAAGATATGTTCAAAACTAAATACTAATTCGTTTGAAGTTTTCCTTCATGAGAAAGGATGCAAATAAATTCTCAGCTACACCTACCTCAAGAGGAACGCCTTTGTTTCCTGGTGGCAGCTGAACACCAACACCATTACCTCTTGGATAGCGGAAACAACTAGGACGATCATCTatagcagtagcagtagcaaCCATGTGGAAAAGCTCTGCCTCATCGGAAGGAGCCATAACCACCATGTTGGGGAGGCATGCCATGAAAGTGACATCAAAAGCTCCACAATGTGTGGGACCATCTGCTCCAACCAGCCCAGCTCTGTCCATTGCGAATCTTACTGGAAGTTTCTGCAAATCTACATCATGTACCACCTGCGGTATTCATCAATTGTACATTAATAACAGTATCTACAATGGATCTTAGCCCAGTGTCTGGTAACCAACTACATAATACCAACCCAGCTGTTACAGTGTATTGTCATATTAACTGAATGAGAAGAAGCCATTTTACTTGCCTGGTCATATGCCCTCTGCAAGAAAGACGAGTAGATTGCACAAAAAGGTTTAAGACCTTCACAGGCAAGTCCTGCAGCAAAAGTAACAGCATGCTGTTCTGCGATCCCCACATCAAAACATCTTGTTGGAAAACGGCGAAGGAAGAGATTTAAGCCTGTCCCTCCTCCCATGGCAGCATGAATTGCAACAATATCTTTGTCTGCCTCTGCTTCTGCAGTTAAAGCCTCTGCAAAATATGTTGTGTAAGACTGTGTGCTAGGACTTGCCTTGAACTGCTTTCCAGTTGCGGGATCAAACTTGGCCACtcctgcaaaataaaaaaaaaaaaaggctattatttttttctgatgatAAGCTTTTGATTGAAGTATGCAGTGGCACGGAACTGAATTTTCAAAGTGTTGAAGTTAAATTAACATTATTAGTTTTTCCTTCTATGTTCAACAAAGAGAACTACAACGTAGCTACTTGGAGCTTTTTAGCAGCACTTCTTTCTTGTGGACTTTATCACTTGTATTACCATGGTACTTGTCAGCAGCTCTCTCGGCAAATGGATACCCCCGACCTTTCTCAGTGACAACATGAATCAGGACTGGACCTGTTGTTTTTGTACTCTTAACCTCTTTTAGAATGGCAATAAGATCATCGATATTGTGCCCGTCAACAGGGCCAATATAGTAGAGACCAAGCTCTTCAAAGAGGGTTGATCCAGAACCACTGATCATTCCACGAGCATATTCATCAACCTTTGCTGCCAATTCATGCATTGGTCCCCCGATTTGTTTTGTAACTCCCTGCAACAGTTTCAATAGCAACAAAACCAGTTTTCAGTTCCAATTAGTTAATCAAAGCATGCCGTCCCTCCATCCCCACTCCTCTCTCACATGTGTATTTACCTTAGCAACCTCCCTTAGTTCTCTGAGAGGCCTGTTTGATTGCAGCCTACTGAGAGCACTGCTCAAGGCTCCTACAGGTGGTATCGGCCCATCCAAGTTGGCAGTTGGTAAAGAAACTTGTTTGTTGTCATTAAGAATAACAATCATATCAGAGTCTAGGTACCCTGCATTGTTCATAGCTTCATAAGCTTGTCCTGCTGTCATGGCTCCATCACCTATAACGGAGACTACCTTGTTCGTTCCTCCTTTTAAATCTCTCCCCACAGCCATTCCTGTCCACCAGAACCACCCCAAGTTTATATATCATATGATGAATTAAACTTAGGCAGAACATactctttcaatttgttttgaaataaatttttccaATCACAATTGAAATAGTTTGAACAGAGATCCAAGCAAAAAATTAGCATATTAGAAAATGAATGATACAATGACACCAAATCTGTCAGAAAGCAGAATCcattaagttaaataaataaataaatgtggaATTCCTGTTGCACATAGATAATAAATAGTCCAAGGTAATTAcaagaataatttattatgtttagaAAGGAGCAGATTAGTACCCAAGCCAGCCGAAATGGTGGTAGAGCTGTGACCAGTGCCAAAACAATCATATTCACTCTCTGACCGCTTTGTAAAACCAGCTAATCCATTAGTCTGTCTCATTGTATGCATCTTGTCTCTTCTCCCAGTCAGGATCTTGTGAGGGTAAGACTGCAAACCAGTAGTACAGTTCATATCCAGatcaaaatcatcacaaaaaaGGGTACTGCCTAAGACAAATCTCCTTTTTATCAGatgcaagaaaaagaagaagatggtaAACTAAACAAGAATTAGAGCACAAAACCTGATGGCCAACATCCCATAGTATCTTGTCTTGAGGGGCATTAAAAACATAGTGAAGAGCCACAGTAAGCTCCACAACACCAAGGCTAGAGCCTAAGTGACCCCCAGTTTTAGAAACATTGAAGATAACATCGGACCGCAACTCATCTGCTAGTTGTTTTAGCTCCTATATTGACAAGATGATCACCAGTAAGTAAGGTTCATGCACAAATACTATCCTGTATGATGGTGAAGTATTTTCCTCTTTCCATGGATACGAAAAGTAGACATATGGTTTTAGTTACTGACCTTGACAGATAGATTTTTCATGTGAATTGGATAGTTTATGGTGTCCAAGAGAGGCGTTGGAGGTCTCTGTGAATGATACTCTCCTCTTTCTGATAGTGATGCACAAATCCCATTTGCCCTTTTCTTGACATGTATCTAAACAGAACAAAAACACCCATTTCTTTCAATActcttcttttaatatatatatatatatatatatatatatatatatatatatatatatatatagagagagagagagagagagagagagagagaattaaaGTCGCagatcaaaaatgaaaaataaaaacaaagggaAGACAAAGAATCTTGGTGGACTCTTTCTCAATATTAACATCAACCATAAAACAAGATTGAAACTTTGCAGAACcatcatgaaaagaaaaggacttcAATTTTGACCAAGAGTAGCTCTCATTTCTCAATATGTAATGAGTAATGCAAACCTGATTGATCTTGTCTAAAGATTGGGACAGCAGATCTGTTCTCCAtaagaaatgagaagaaaaaagactaAACTTTTGAGGATGCTCTAAACTTATGACGCTATTGACATGAGCAGGGAAAGAAAATGCAGAGAGGGCCATTGGAAATACTagaaaaacaaggaagaaagacTGCTTAAAGGAGGggaaaacaaaaacagcaagaagaagaagaacccaGAAACGGAAACACAGTGCAGAAGAATTTGGCAAACAGTAATGCCCCCCTAATAAGTTTTTGGTGCCAGTGATGAATTAGTTAAAAATGGAGGAGAGGGGGGAAAGAATTTTTGTAAAGAGGTTGTA
This window contains:
- the LOC133696923 gene encoding heavy metal-associated isoprenylated plant protein 19; the protein is MENKKKKEEDLKAVVAEYKVSMHCNACERTVAKIISMFKGVETFRTDMNKHKVVVTGRIDPQKLLKKLKKKTRKKVEIVAGKKEEEGSKDHTSRTEEINVASESFPQQYPPIFFDCCKNNDLLMAFSDENPNACSIM
- the LOC133697230 gene encoding probable 1-deoxy-D-xylulose-5-phosphate synthase, chloroplastic, with translation MALSAFSFPAHVNSVISLEHPQKFSLFSSHFLWRTDLLSQSLDKINQIHVKKRANGICASLSERGEYHSQRPPTPLLDTINYPIHMKNLSVKELKQLADELRSDVIFNVSKTGGHLGSSLGVVELTVALHYVFNAPQDKILWDVGHQSYPHKILTGRRDKMHTMRQTNGLAGFTKRSESEYDCFGTGHSSTTISAGLGMAVGRDLKGGTNKVVSVIGDGAMTAGQAYEAMNNAGYLDSDMIVILNDNKQVSLPTANLDGPIPPVGALSSALSRLQSNRPLRELREVAKGVTKQIGGPMHELAAKVDEYARGMISGSGSTLFEELGLYYIGPVDGHNIDDLIAILKEVKSTKTTGPVLIHVVTEKGRGYPFAERAADKYHGVAKFDPATGKQFKASPSTQSYTTYFAEALTAEAEADKDIVAIHAAMGGGTGLNLFLRRFPTRCFDVGIAEQHAVTFAAGLACEGLKPFCAIYSSFLQRAYDQVVHDVDLQKLPVRFAMDRAGLVGADGPTHCGAFDVTFMACLPNMVVMAPSDEAELFHMVATATAIDDRPSCFRYPRGNGVGVQLPPGNKGVPLEVGKGRMLIEGERVALLGYGTAVQSCLAAASLVERHGIRLTVADARFCKPLDHALIRSLAKSHEILITVEEGSIGGFGSHVVQFLALDGLLDGKLKWRPVVLPDRYIDHGSPADQLVEAGLTPSHIAATVFSILGQRREALEIMSS